One segment of Streptomyces roseifaciens DNA contains the following:
- a CDS encoding PspC domain-containing protein: protein MTDTPNTQDAHQAGPVHGDPQDARPPLRRSREHKVVSGVCGGLGRFFDVDPVIFRVVLGVLSVAGGLGLIVYGFAWLLIPLEGEEENEARRMLSGRVEGPALTAVLCALVGCGLFLSMLNNSAVMSFALMLTIVMAGAAYWSYHRHEPEAEAAVAAAQKAQKTSAPPPETKAPPAPGGPSWWRDPIIKDGTTGPLGAETGYLWGPDDEPQDGRERPPARLRPARAGTPLGGWTFLTAVAAFCLGAGLTWRHHPLGTCLETGLACALAVFGLGIAVSSRYGRTGGGTVVAAVLTGALLAGAAALPKSVSTDWTRTTWRPDAVSAVRGDYRVGSGVGVLDLTGLSWPRAGTVATRAEVGAGQLKLVLPEDVTARITLDVGVGDIRLPGEARDDVDVRPGQTKRMTLEPPSGKPSRGTLEVLLKVGIGQVEVDRASS, encoded by the coding sequence ATGACCGACACACCCAACACCCAGGACGCGCATCAGGCGGGTCCGGTTCACGGTGATCCGCAGGACGCCCGGCCGCCGCTGCGGCGCAGCCGGGAGCACAAAGTGGTGTCCGGAGTGTGCGGCGGCCTCGGCCGCTTCTTCGACGTGGATCCCGTGATCTTCCGGGTGGTGCTCGGTGTGCTGTCGGTGGCCGGCGGCCTGGGTCTGATCGTCTACGGCTTCGCGTGGCTGCTGATCCCCCTGGAGGGGGAGGAGGAGAACGAGGCCCGGAGGATGCTCTCGGGCCGGGTCGAGGGTCCGGCGCTGACGGCGGTGCTGTGCGCGCTGGTGGGCTGCGGCCTGTTCCTGTCGATGCTCAACAACAGCGCGGTGATGTCGTTCGCGCTGATGCTGACCATAGTGATGGCCGGGGCGGCCTACTGGTCGTACCACCGGCACGAGCCCGAGGCCGAGGCGGCCGTCGCCGCGGCCCAGAAGGCGCAGAAGACGTCGGCGCCCCCGCCCGAGACCAAGGCCCCGCCCGCCCCGGGCGGCCCCTCCTGGTGGCGCGACCCGATCATCAAGGACGGCACGACGGGCCCGCTGGGCGCCGAGACCGGCTATCTGTGGGGTCCGGACGACGAACCGCAGGACGGGCGGGAGCGTCCCCCCGCCCGGCTCCGCCCGGCCCGCGCCGGGACGCCGCTCGGCGGCTGGACGTTCCTTACGGCCGTCGCCGCCTTCTGCCTCGGCGCCGGCCTCACCTGGCGCCACCATCCGCTCGGCACCTGCCTGGAGACCGGCCTGGCCTGTGCGCTGGCCGTCTTCGGCCTCGGCATCGCCGTCAGCTCCCGCTACGGGCGCACCGGCGGAGGCACGGTCGTCGCCGCCGTCCTCACGGGCGCACTGCTGGCGGGCGCGGCCGCCCTGCCCAAGTCGGTCTCCACCGACTGGACGCGCACCACCTGGCGCCCCGACGCCGTCTCCGCGGTGCGCGGCGACTACCGGGTGGGCAGCGGCGTGGGCGTGCTCGACCTCACCGGCCTGTCCTGGCCGCGGGCCGGCACGGTCGCCACCCGCGCGGAAGTGGGCGCGGGCCAGCTCAAGCTGGTCCTCCCGGAGGACGTCACGGCGCGGATCACCCTGGACGTGGGCGTGGGCGACATCCGCCTGCCCGGCGAGGCGCGCGACGACGTCGACGTCCGGCCGGGGCAGACGAAGCGGATGACGCTGGAGCCCCCGTCCGGGAAGCCGTCCCGCGGAACGCTGGAGGTCCTGCTCAAGGTCGGTATCGGTCAGGTGGAGGTGGACCGTGCGTCGTCATGA
- a CDS encoding protein kinase domain-containing protein yields MGTVWRAQDELLDRQVALKQIHVSPYLDDDELATLYERTRREARSAARINHPNVVVVHDVVDDRGLPCIVMEYVPSRTLGDVLKHGTVTPDEAARIGRGMIAALRAAHAAGVLHRDVKPGNVLLGHDGRVVLTDFGIAQSTGTSTLTKTGEMVGSIDYIAPERVKGAKPGPASDLWALGATLYQALEGRPPFRKDTAVETAYAIAMDPLEPPRRAGALTRLIETLLAKDPAVRPPADLAEQILREPAAESETAYMPAAEQRRTPAPGPWDDAADRGTTAAGRTAATAPTVPAPSAAPAAPAETAAPAPAAAPAAADVTATATAAAVTPAASSPAPAPDSDTKAGGSARAGRPARTGRSHRPVLWSALALVTVAGIAAGAYFMTGGDQEDDDPAPRAASGQEASASPSERKSAAPSPVPDPPRGYHLVTEKAAGVSFPVPDGWKRGKLKESDEILYTDPSGLVGLRVSVLDLASSDPLQRWKDDETKSVKEGKLPGYHQLRMQGTEYRGQPAAIWEFTWQGRAREYRAADLGFGRPGEKEYAIYLSAPKADWHRHSQVFDVVREGFRPAAQ; encoded by the coding sequence ATGGGCACGGTCTGGCGCGCCCAGGACGAGCTGCTGGACCGTCAGGTCGCGCTCAAGCAGATCCACGTCTCGCCGTACCTGGACGACGACGAGCTCGCCACGCTCTACGAGCGCACCCGCCGCGAGGCCCGCAGCGCCGCCCGGATCAACCACCCCAATGTGGTCGTCGTCCACGACGTCGTCGACGACCGGGGCCTGCCCTGCATCGTCATGGAGTACGTGCCCTCCAGAACGCTCGGCGACGTCCTCAAGCACGGGACCGTCACCCCGGACGAGGCCGCCCGCATCGGGCGCGGCATGATCGCCGCCCTGCGCGCGGCCCACGCGGCCGGCGTGCTGCACCGCGACGTGAAGCCCGGCAACGTCCTGCTCGGCCACGACGGCCGTGTCGTCCTCACCGACTTCGGCATCGCCCAGTCCACCGGCACTTCCACCCTCACCAAGACCGGCGAGATGGTCGGCTCGATCGACTACATCGCGCCCGAGCGCGTCAAGGGCGCCAAGCCCGGCCCCGCGTCCGACCTGTGGGCCCTCGGCGCGACGCTGTACCAGGCGCTGGAGGGCCGCCCGCCGTTCCGCAAGGACACGGCCGTCGAGACGGCCTACGCGATCGCCATGGACCCCCTGGAGCCGCCGCGCCGCGCGGGCGCGCTCACCCGCCTCATCGAGACCCTGCTCGCGAAGGACCCGGCCGTACGGCCCCCGGCCGACCTGGCCGAGCAGATCCTGCGCGAGCCCGCCGCCGAGTCGGAGACCGCCTACATGCCCGCGGCGGAGCAGCGCCGCACCCCCGCGCCCGGCCCCTGGGACGACGCCGCGGACCGCGGCACCACGGCGGCCGGGCGGACCGCGGCGACGGCGCCGACCGTGCCGGCCCCGTCGGCGGCACCGGCCGCTCCGGCGGAGACCGCGGCCCCCGCGCCTGCGGCTGCCCCTGCAGCCGCCGATGTCACGGCCACGGCAACAGCAGCGGCCGTGACACCTGCCGCGTCCAGCCCGGCCCCGGCCCCGGACTCGGACACGAAGGCCGGGGGCAGCGCCCGCGCCGGTCGCCCTGCGCGCACCGGCCGCAGCCACCGCCCCGTCCTGTGGAGCGCCCTGGCACTCGTCACCGTCGCCGGCATCGCGGCCGGCGCGTACTTCATGACCGGCGGCGACCAGGAGGACGACGACCCCGCCCCCCGTGCCGCGTCCGGCCAGGAAGCCTCTGCGAGCCCGAGCGAGAGGAAGAGCGCGGCCCCGTCGCCGGTGCCGGACCCGCCGCGCGGCTACCACCTGGTGACGGAGAAGGCGGCCGGCGTCTCCTTCCCCGTACCGGACGGCTGGAAGCGCGGGAAGCTCAAGGAGAGCGACGAGATCCTCTACACCGACCCGAGCGGGCTGGTGGGCCTGCGGGTCTCCGTCCTCGACCTCGCGAGCAGCGACCCCCTCCAGCGCTGGAAGGACGACGAGACGAAGTCCGTCAAGGAGGGCAAGCTGCCCGGCTACCACCAGCTGCGCATGCAGGGCACGGAGTACCGCGGGCAGCCCGCGGCGATCTGGGAGTTCACGTGGCAGGGCCGGGCGCGCGAGTACCGGGCCGCCGACCTCGGGTTCGGCCGCCCGGGCGAGAAGGAGTACGCGATCTACCTCTCGGCGCCCAAGGCCGACTGGCACAGGCACAGCCAGGTCTTCGACGTGGTGCGCGAAGGATTCCGGCCCGCCGCCCAGTAG
- a CDS encoding ATP-binding protein, with translation MTAPARPQHPDGPPLRKLYRSAEGRMLGGVARGLAGHLGLPVSWVRLVFVALLMAQGMGAVLYAVFWFVVPLGVGGVGAPRPAPAETGSDGRRRLFARKPDRGQVVALVALVIGAAIFVDNLHLGRANAYIWPLLLVGAGVALVWRQADNARRAHWMEVGRSKRVLPLARGAAGVALAAAGVTGIVVLQGSAEHLGTVLQASLAVLVGIALLAGPSLVRMTQDLSAERTMRIRAQERAEVAAHVHDSVLHTLTLIQRNAEDAREVARLARAQERELRAWLYRPEGRGKDEAEQPDTLAEAVKATAAEVEDHHGVPIEVVVVGDCPLDEGLAAQMQAAREAMVNAAKYGGEGGAVQVYAEVEGRTVFLSVRDRGPGFDLDAVPDDRMGVRESIIGRMQRNGGTARLRSVPGGGTEVELEMERAENAS, from the coding sequence ATGACCGCCCCCGCCCGCCCGCAGCACCCCGACGGCCCACCCCTGCGCAAGCTCTACCGCAGCGCCGAGGGCCGCATGCTCGGCGGTGTCGCGCGCGGGCTCGCCGGGCACCTGGGCCTGCCGGTCTCCTGGGTGCGTCTGGTCTTCGTCGCGCTGCTGATGGCCCAGGGCATGGGCGCCGTGCTGTACGCGGTGTTCTGGTTCGTGGTGCCGCTCGGCGTGGGCGGCGTCGGGGCCCCGCGCCCGGCCCCCGCCGAGACGGGCTCCGACGGCCGCCGGCGCCTCTTCGCCCGCAAGCCGGACCGCGGGCAGGTCGTCGCCCTCGTCGCCCTGGTCATCGGCGCCGCGATCTTCGTGGACAACCTCCACCTCGGCCGCGCCAACGCCTACATCTGGCCGCTGCTGCTCGTCGGCGCGGGCGTCGCCCTCGTCTGGCGCCAGGCCGACAACGCCCGCCGGGCCCACTGGATGGAGGTCGGTCGCAGCAAGCGGGTCCTGCCGCTCGCGCGCGGCGCGGCCGGCGTGGCCCTCGCCGCCGCCGGCGTCACGGGCATCGTCGTCCTCCAGGGCTCGGCCGAGCACCTGGGCACCGTCCTGCAGGCGTCGCTGGCGGTCCTGGTCGGCATAGCGCTGCTGGCCGGTCCCTCCCTCGTGCGCATGACCCAGGACCTCTCCGCCGAGCGCACGATGCGCATCCGGGCCCAGGAGCGCGCCGAGGTCGCGGCCCACGTCCACGACTCCGTCCTGCACACCCTCACCCTGATCCAGCGCAACGCCGAGGACGCCCGCGAGGTCGCCCGCCTGGCCCGGGCCCAGGAGCGCGAGCTGCGCGCCTGGCTCTACCGGCCCGAGGGCCGCGGGAAGGACGAGGCCGAGCAGCCCGACACCCTCGCCGAGGCCGTCAAGGCCACCGCGGCCGAGGTCGAGGACCACCACGGCGTGCCCATCGAGGTGGTCGTCGTCGGCGACTGCCCGCTGGACGAGGGCCTGGCCGCCCAGATGCAAGCCGCCCGTGAGGCCATGGTCAACGCCGCCAAGTACGGTGGCGAAGGCGGCGCCGTCCAGGTGTACGCAGAGGTCGAGGGGCGTACGGTCTTCCTCTCCGTGCGCGACCGCGGCCCCGGCTTCGACCTGGACGCGGTGCCGGACGACCGCATGGGCGTCCGCGAATCCATCATCGGCCGGATGCAGCGCAACGGCGGCACGGCGAGACTGCGGTCCGTGCCCGGTGGGGGAACCGAAGTGGAGCTGGAAATGGAGAGGGCGGAGAACGCGTCATGA
- a CDS encoding LuxR C-terminal-related transcriptional regulator produces the protein MTTEETVQRHARVVLVDDHRMFRTGVQAEIGATDRTGVEVVGEAADVDQAVTVITATRPEVVLLDVHLPGGGGVEVLRRCAPLMVDAERPVRFLALSVSDAAEDVIGVIRGGARGYVTKTITGADLVDAVFRVKDGDAVFSPRLAGFVLDAFASTDAPPVDEDLDRLTQREREVLRLIARGYAYKEIAKQLFISVKTVESHVSAVLRKLQLSNRHELTRWATARRLV, from the coding sequence ATGACGACCGAAGAGACGGTGCAGCGCCACGCACGGGTCGTGCTGGTGGACGACCACCGGATGTTCCGTACGGGCGTGCAGGCCGAGATCGGGGCCACCGACCGGACGGGTGTCGAGGTCGTCGGCGAGGCCGCCGACGTCGACCAGGCGGTCACCGTCATCACCGCCACCCGCCCCGAGGTCGTCCTGCTCGACGTCCACCTCCCCGGCGGCGGTGGGGTCGAGGTGCTGCGCCGCTGCGCGCCCCTGATGGTCGACGCCGAGCGCCCGGTCCGCTTCCTGGCCCTGTCCGTCTCCGACGCCGCGGAGGACGTCATCGGCGTCATCCGCGGCGGCGCCCGCGGCTACGTCACCAAGACCATCACCGGCGCGGATCTGGTCGACGCCGTCTTCCGGGTCAAGGACGGCGACGCCGTCTTCTCCCCGCGGCTGGCCGGCTTCGTCCTCGACGCGTTCGCCTCCACCGACGCCCCGCCCGTGGACGAGGACCTCGACCGGCTCACCCAGCGCGAGCGCGAGGTGCTGCGCCTGATCGCCCGCGGCTACGCCTACAAGGAGATCGCCAAGCAGCTGTTCATCTCGGTGAAGACGGTCGAGTCGCACGTTTCGGCGGTGCTGCGCAAGCTCCAGCTCTCCAACCGCCACGAGCTGACCCGGTGGGCGACGGCCCGGCGCCTGGTCTGA
- a CDS encoding alpha/beta hydrolase has protein sequence MSLTGTPFLLTTVALVVVALVLPLALWGRIGGPKLVRHAARLLMLLFAQVTAIAMVFVMVNNANGLFDNWDDLLGTGDHVRTAADLGPDGTGGKNLDAAPRNPQKFKPASDKRMGPGVQETQFKGHISGVEGEVYVWLPPQYDDPAYKDRKFPVVEVLPGFPGSAKAWFGTLEVNSQLKPMMEKGEVEPFIIVAPRTTLLGDVDTGCANITGKVNADTWLSVDVRKMVTDTFRAQEKPEGWAVAGYSAGAHCAAKLAVAHPDRYRAGVSLSGYNDPAGEPSSLTAKTPGLRDENNVLKMLQRAKTPPHVALFVSGAEGDGYQGGLALKQAAKPPTTVHVTKVPAGAGGHGTAVWKRQVPDVFRWLSQQIKP, from the coding sequence ATGAGCCTGACGGGGACCCCCTTCCTCCTCACCACGGTCGCGCTGGTCGTGGTGGCCCTCGTGCTGCCGCTCGCGCTGTGGGGCAGGATCGGCGGCCCCAAGCTCGTACGGCACGCGGCGCGGCTGCTCATGCTGCTGTTCGCCCAGGTCACCGCGATAGCCATGGTCTTCGTGATGGTCAACAACGCCAACGGGCTCTTCGACAACTGGGACGACCTCCTCGGCACCGGCGACCACGTCCGGACCGCGGCCGACCTCGGCCCGGACGGCACCGGCGGCAAGAACCTCGATGCGGCGCCCAGGAACCCGCAGAAGTTCAAGCCCGCGTCCGACAAGCGGATGGGCCCGGGCGTGCAGGAGACCCAGTTCAAGGGCCACATATCGGGGGTGGAGGGCGAGGTCTACGTCTGGCTGCCGCCGCAGTACGACGACCCCGCGTACAAGGACAGGAAGTTCCCGGTGGTCGAGGTGCTCCCCGGCTTCCCCGGCTCGGCGAAGGCCTGGTTCGGCACGCTGGAGGTCAACAGCCAGCTCAAGCCGATGATGGAGAAGGGCGAGGTCGAGCCCTTCATCATCGTGGCCCCGCGCACCACGCTCCTCGGTGACGTGGACACCGGCTGCGCCAACATCACCGGCAAGGTCAACGCCGACACCTGGCTCAGCGTCGACGTCCGCAAGATGGTCACGGACACCTTCCGCGCGCAGGAGAAGCCCGAGGGCTGGGCCGTCGCGGGCTACTCGGCGGGTGCGCACTGCGCCGCCAAGCTGGCCGTCGCCCACCCCGACCGCTACCGCGCCGGCGTCAGCCTCTCCGGCTACAACGACCCCGCTGGCGAGCCCTCCTCGCTGACGGCGAAGACGCCAGGGCTGCGCGACGAGAACAACGTCCTGAAGATGCTCCAGCGGGCCAAGACCCCGCCGCACGTGGCGCTGTTCGTCTCCGGCGCGGAGGGCGACGGCTACCAGGGCGGCCTGGCGCTCAAGCAGGCGGCCAAGCCGCCGACGACGGTGCACGTGACGAAGGTCCCCGCGGGTGCGGGCGGCCACGGCACGGCCGTGTGGAAGCGGCAGGTCCCCGACGTCTTCCGCTGGCTCTCGCAGCAGATCAAGCCGTAG
- a CDS encoding class II aldolase/adducin family protein — MSQATAPEPIPADQLHFAMPPKHDTVEEERRHRKERLAAALRLFGRFGFEEGVAGHITARDPEFTDHFWVNPFGMSFKHVTVSDLILVNHKGQVVEGRYHVNQAAFAIHSQVHKARPDVVAAAHSHSTYGRALSALGELLEPITQDVCAFYEDHALFDDYTGVVVDEEEGRRIATALGPHKAVVLRNHGLLTVGDSVDAAAWWFVTMERSCQVQLAAKAAGKPVLIDQASARHTREQLGNDLAAWINYQPLYQQITRSEPELLG, encoded by the coding sequence ATGTCGCAGGCAACAGCACCGGAACCGATCCCCGCCGATCAGCTCCACTTCGCCATGCCGCCGAAGCACGACACCGTCGAGGAGGAGCGACGTCACCGCAAGGAGCGGCTCGCGGCGGCGCTGCGGCTCTTCGGGCGCTTCGGGTTCGAGGAGGGGGTCGCGGGGCACATCACCGCGCGCGACCCCGAGTTCACCGATCACTTCTGGGTCAATCCGTTCGGGATGTCGTTCAAGCACGTCACCGTGAGCGATCTGATCCTCGTGAACCACAAGGGGCAGGTCGTCGAGGGCCGGTACCACGTCAACCAGGCGGCGTTCGCGATCCATTCGCAGGTCCACAAGGCCCGGCCCGACGTCGTCGCCGCCGCGCACAGCCACTCCACGTACGGCCGGGCGCTGTCCGCGCTGGGGGAGCTGCTGGAGCCGATCACCCAGGACGTGTGCGCCTTCTACGAGGACCACGCCCTCTTCGACGACTACACGGGCGTCGTGGTGGACGAGGAGGAGGGGCGCCGGATCGCCACGGCGCTCGGGCCGCACAAGGCGGTCGTGCTGCGCAACCACGGGCTGCTGACCGTGGGGGACTCCGTGGACGCGGCCGCGTGGTGGTTCGTCACCATGGAGCGCTCCTGCCAGGTGCAGCTCGCGGCGAAGGCGGCCGGGAAGCCCGTCCTCATCGACCAGGCGAGCGCCCGGCACACGCGCGAGCAGCTCGGCAACGACCTGGCGGCGTGGATCAACTACCAGCCGCTGTACCAGCAGATCACGCGGAGCGAGCCGGAGCTGCTTGGCTGA
- a CDS encoding L,D-transpeptidase produces the protein MRRLSRCVGLSAALALAGLAVTGCGGGAEAEGKPGRKASSPSSSAASSGSHSPSAGPVTEKPAPAAKMLPGAARTVRPEIAPANGEKVGVGQPVALVFKQQKVSKELRAGIEGRLKVSTSPQVPGAWHWNETKGDTRVHFRPEKFWPAGTKVTLDARLAGVQLAEGTAAAGDRTVSFTVGDSMVSTVDLKARKLTVVRNGKTLRTIPVSGGDESKGFGTRGGIKTILAKEGRVVMDSLSIGIPRNHPDGFFGSYDYSMRETISGEYVHAAPDNAESFGKENVSHGCIGMSTEDAKWLYGLSLKGDVVQVTGSTKPKPMDRFGNGYGDWNISWQEWLEGSALGVRTGA, from the coding sequence ATGCGCCGCCTCTCCCGTTGCGTCGGGCTGTCCGCCGCCCTGGCCCTCGCCGGCCTGGCCGTCACCGGATGCGGCGGCGGTGCCGAGGCCGAGGGGAAGCCGGGCCGGAAGGCCTCCTCGCCGTCCTCGTCTGCGGCGTCGTCGGGCTCGCACTCGCCCTCGGCGGGCCCCGTGACCGAGAAGCCCGCGCCGGCGGCGAAGATGCTGCCCGGTGCCGCGCGGACCGTCCGGCCCGAGATAGCCCCCGCCAACGGCGAGAAGGTCGGCGTCGGCCAGCCCGTCGCCCTGGTCTTCAAGCAGCAGAAGGTCTCCAAGGAGCTGCGCGCGGGCATCGAGGGCCGGCTGAAGGTCTCCACCTCGCCGCAGGTCCCGGGCGCCTGGCACTGGAACGAGACCAAGGGCGACACCCGGGTCCACTTCCGGCCCGAGAAGTTCTGGCCCGCCGGGACCAAGGTCACCCTGGACGCCCGGCTGGCGGGCGTGCAGCTCGCCGAAGGCACGGCCGCCGCCGGCGACCGCACGGTCTCCTTCACCGTCGGCGACTCGATGGTCAGCACCGTCGACCTCAAGGCCCGCAAGCTGACCGTCGTCCGCAACGGCAAGACGCTGCGCACGATCCCGGTCAGCGGCGGCGACGAGAGCAAGGGCTTCGGGACGCGCGGGGGCATCAAGACGATCCTCGCCAAGGAGGGCCGGGTCGTCATGGACTCGCTCTCCATCGGCATCCCGCGCAACCACCCCGACGGCTTCTTCGGGTCGTACGACTACAGCATGCGCGAGACGATCAGCGGCGAGTACGTGCACGCGGCCCCCGACAACGCCGAGTCGTTCGGCAAGGAGAACGTCAGCCACGGCTGCATCGGCATGTCGACGGAAGACGCCAAGTGGCTGTACGGGCTGAGCCTGAAGGGCGACGTCGTCCAGGTCACCGGCAGCACCAAGCCGAAGCCGATGGACCGCTTCGGCAACGGCTACGGCGACTGGAACATCAGCTGGCAGGAGTGGCTGGAGGGCAGCGCCCTCGGCGTCCGCACCGGGGCCTGA
- a CDS encoding MarR family winged helix-turn-helix transcriptional regulator, which yields MGDDVTDAVDLVIEQWRKERPELAGSLQSVEVLGRVQRMQRVYDQHFKRISDEFGVNVGEFDVLSTLCRSGPPYTLSAGAFAKAAMVSPGAVTNRLDRLEDKGLVERIRDRADRRSVRIRLTERGKALIDEAMVAHLRDYEEILSVLTPEECDRIASGLRKIFEARGDTTLT from the coding sequence GTGGGTGATGACGTGACCGATGCGGTGGACCTGGTCATCGAGCAGTGGCGCAAGGAACGGCCCGAGCTGGCGGGCAGCCTGCAGTCCGTGGAGGTGCTGGGGCGCGTGCAGCGCATGCAGCGCGTGTACGACCAGCACTTCAAGAGGATCAGTGACGAATTCGGCGTGAACGTGGGCGAGTTCGACGTGCTGTCCACGCTGTGCCGCTCGGGCCCGCCCTACACGCTCAGCGCCGGCGCCTTCGCGAAAGCGGCCATGGTGTCCCCGGGCGCCGTAACGAACCGCCTGGACCGCTTGGAGGACAAGGGTCTGGTCGAGCGGATCCGCGACCGCGCCGACCGGCGATCGGTACGGATCCGCCTCACCGAGCGCGGCAAGGCACTGATCGACGAGGCCATGGTCGCCCACCTGCGGGACTACGAGGAGATCCTGTCCGTCCTGACCCCCGAGGAGTGCGATCGGATCGCCTCGGGGCTGCGCAAGATCTTCGAGGCCCGGGGCGACACCACGCTCACCTGA